TTTTACTATGCCGATTACTCTCGGTACGTCGCTTTCCACTCCATACACCTCTCCCAAATCACAAACGCTGAGACTTTTGCCAACTTGTTTCAAGTATATACAACGACGTAATCACGTTGCGTAAAGGATCTTCCTACATGTACGTCCTCTCCCCTaatgccttttttttttacctCTCGCATACCTGCTTCGACTAACACGATTCTACATGATGACAGGACAAAACTCTCCCTTTCACATGCGCTCTCCCAATCCGTCAAGATATCACTATTCGAAGAACTCATCATGGGTACGATCGAGCAAACGAAAGATATCCCCAAGAGCCTTTCCGAAACTGGAAAAATTGGCGTGCGtcccttccccatcttgGGTTATCATCAAGTTTGCAAGTTTACTaatcgtcttcttcctttccttttcttctctgtaTGATGATTGTAGTTGCCAAGAAGTGAGATTATGAAGCAGATCGGAAACCTTTTCATTCTGCGTATCAATATCAACCTCGTCGGGTCTATCCTCGATTCTCCCGTAAGCCGTTTTCTTCCCCCCTCCCTCTTTTGCACCCCACTAATCcctgccttttttttccctctccctctaCCTCCCCCCCCGATCTGAAACGACAGGAATTCTTCTGGACATTCCCCGACCTCGAACCACTCTACAACGCCGCCCGGTCATACCTCGAAATCGGCCAACGTGTCGAACTCTTAAACGCCCGTGTAGATGTTTTGCAGGATATGCTCAAgttgttgaaggagagTGTGAATTCGAGTCATGGAGAGAGGTTGGAGGCTATTGTCATTTTCTTAATGTCCGTCCTTACCCAACACGACTTGTTACTGATGCTGACGAATGGAAATGTCCAGTGGAATTGAGATTGTCCTCGGTATCATCACCATTCTTGTCGATCTCAGTTTCTCGTAGAAATCCCGACGACTCAAAAAATCGACATCGAGTCGAAACTGAGTCGAGATCAAGATTGCGTCAAGAAGCCCAGATCTGTAACAAATGAAAAGGTTTGAGCAAGGACGGACAGCTAGGGAAGGGGCAGTGTAAATGCAGTTAAATAGATGCTGATACAGCGAAGCCTTGTATGTATGAAtaaaaatggaagaagagcgtTATTATGGAGCAATTTTGCTTCCAAAAAGTGGGTGTAAAAGCAGGAGATCAGGCGGGAAAATGGAAAGGGGAGAAAGCCATGATAATTAGAGAAGCGTCTTGAGAAAATAAAATGATACGTCTTGCCTGGTCCTTGTCGCAGGATAAAAAGATCAGATCCAGCACGTGTAATCAATCAAACCGTATTTCCGAAGACTAGCTGTTCGTAATCGCCTAATCCGTCAGGATAAATACGCCCAGCCATACCTTTCGAAACCTCTTGCTGCACCGATATTGTATGCCTTTTCTCAGCAAACCCCTCATCATTGCCCTTGCGTATAAGAAAAGGCAGTGAAATGCATCTAATACAATAAACAGCAAATTACTTGGTGTGGTGGATCCTAAGCTTGCCGGGAACGTGAACATAGTTGTTCGCTAAACCACCATCGATCAGCCAACTATTATCatcccaaaaaaaaagaaaaaaagaatgagaATGATGACTCACCATAGCTCTTGGGAGGAATCTCAATTTTCTTCGGCTCATCAACCTTGTATGGCCATCCTTGCTTCTCAGCAAAGTAAATCGCGTCCTCCTTGGACCTAAACGCCAAAGTGGTACCCTGCACATAATCCGCCGAAGACGCCCAGCCCATGAGTCGGTTCTCCCATCGGCCAGCACCTTGCAGAACATCAAAGTCGATTATCCATCGCTTGGTCTTGCCCTTGGCAGATTGCATAGTGTTTTTTGTGGGACGGAAGATACGGACCGGTCGGTGGAGGAGCTCGGCTGTGGTTTCACGTAGGTGTGGAAATGcggaaagatggagattgTCAGCGAGTGTGACACGGTAGGTGAGCGCATCATACGTGAGATGACTCTTGTCAATCCCGCGCAGAACTGAAGGGGTAGACGTACCAGGAGCTCCGGAAACAAGGTCGGCCTGAGGACCATTGGCCAACTCGTACTCTGTAGGAACTGTACCATCCTGGACGGTAGGGACCGGGGTGACGGGGGATTCTGGCCTGGTGGAAGTGTTGAGGGCCGGAGCAGTGTAGTGGAGAGTCCTCCTGGCTGCCGTGGTGAGCTGTGATGATCTGAAGAGTGGTCGGAGGGAGAACATGGCGGGCAGTGGTTGGGTGTGGGTGTAATGAGAGAGGATTCAATAGCAACGCACAGATTGGTTGGATCCGCGGGATCAAATTGACGGAAGCGGACGGAACCAAATCATCTCCACTTAATAATGCCACATTAATAGGCGTTTCGTACCACGTCGGAGATGAGGGGACACTCCGTGTTGCTCGGCCAAAACGACAAGAATTCAACACAAATGCATGACGGAGGAGTGACATACGTGCTTTTTGCGACTCTTGAAAGCTAATAAACAATGCAGCAGCGCTATCAAGCACATCATTCTCCATCTGCAGGCTCTAGAGCGGCCGGTGGGATATCGTCTCCTGGTCCCTTTGAAGATTCCGCCACTCTTTGCTCAGCTCTAGTTTGGTCGAGCCCTCGACGATAATCTATAAGCCGTTCCCAAgcccatctcttcaaatcGTCTCGATCGTTAGGCCATAGTCTAGAAAGCCTCTTTGATTCATCCATCTTATCAAATCTAACACCCGTCGGTGCCTTTTCGATAGGATCCCAATCCTCTGGTTGTTCGGAAGGCCAAGTAAACCCACCCTTATTCATCCAGCTCAACAAAGAAAgatcgtcatcttccttcgGGATGGTCACCTCGGTAACCCAAGACTTAGACTGGAAAGGCGCTGCTTTTTTAGGTTTGGCATACAAGGAAAATCCACTGTTAGTGCGACGGTTTGGTTTGGGTGTATCAGCGAGGAGGTCGTCGAGTGTTTGACCGTCGATACTGAGTGATATAGTCCTCACATCAAGAGTCGAAGGAGGTTGGGTAGATCGGACAGTACCCGTTCGACGAGAGCCGCTGGTAGGGCTGGTGGGTGGTGCCGTATTTCGCCTCTTTAATGGTTCATGTCCCCGCCCAGACTTTACATTACTCGATGCTTTCGTCCGAGAATCCTTTGACTTGGGAGGAGCTCCGAAAAACCAAAAACTTCTCATCGACGTATTGGTATCCCTCGTGCTACTAGGCCTTGTCGTTGTCGCTCcgtttttccttctttcgtGTCTACCAGACACACGATCAATCGCAACCCAATCAATATCAGgttcttccatcccaccAGCCGGTAGGCCAGCGCGTGTATCAGTCATAGATGGAAGCATTTTCGTGAAGTTGGTCTCTGTTGGGACCTGGGACGCACCACCCTCCGTCGCAGGCGACCCAGTAATAGCATCCGTAGACGAAGGGGGCAGAGCAGTGCCCTCAGTTTCGGGTATATCATCCAATTTGGTACTTTCCATGTTGTCCTCAATATCTCGTAGCTCTTCAGTCTCCTCTCCTACAGTTTCTGACGACGTCcaagttggaagaggaggcggaggggcAGAGTTCGATTCGTCCGATGGAGAAGTGCGCTGCTTTCTGTTGTGCTGCGCCGATGCGTGCCAGCATTGCCCCTGGTAGACTCCTCAGTGACAGTGTTAAATGTGCTAGACCGTTGCTGCTGTCTTCGGCGGTATTATCCTTCCGGGACAAAGCCCCAGGCGTCAAACGGCATTATTGCAGCGTGTTCGTCGTTATCGTATTTTTTGTTATCGGTTTCGTAGATGTTCTATCCAGTGAGGTGCGTTAAGGCGTGTTGAGCTGTGAATCTGTGCTTTATTTGAAGAATAGAGCGGAAACATAGAGGGGGAGAAAATGTGGTGATTCGAAAAGTGTGGTGGAAAATCTTTCATGAGCGAAGCAGCTCGATCGTATTTCTACTCTGCTCTACTTGGGTAGAGAAGACCATTGTGCAGCCGTCGGAATCGGAATTGATTCAAAGCGATTGTAAAGGACGATCCTGCAGTGAAAGGATATTACTCGCGCGGAAGCTACTCTTCACAATCGCATTTGCAACTCCGACAACCGACATGTCTGCAATAGGCAATCGAGCGGTGATGAATGGCCGATTCTTTACGGACTTTCGTGAGCCCAGACCGGAATGTCTTACGCGATATTGCAGATGACGAGATCCAATATTTGTTGTTACGGCCTTTGAAGAATAACAGCGATTGAAGTCCAAGATGTAGTACAAGCTTTTCATTTATATTATGCAAACATTGTACCAAAcagaagaacaaggacaAACACCACACGAcgaaaaaaatgaaagaAAACCCATTCTCCAAAGTA
The Cryptococcus neoformans var. neoformans B-3501A chromosome 13, whole genome shotgun sequence DNA segment above includes these coding regions:
- a CDS encoding hypothetical protein (Match to ESTs gb|CF185826.1|CF185826, gb|CF185825.1|CF185825, gb|CF191966.1|CF191966; Similar to gi|46095731|gb|EAK80964.1| hypothetical protein UM00512.1 [Ustilago maydis 521], FASTA scores: opt: 607, E(): 9.7e-33, (54.857% identity (73.714% similar) in 175 aa overlap (8-179:11-185)); HMMPfam hit to ETC_C1_NDUFA4, ETC complex I subunit conserved region, score: 166.4, E(): 5.8e-47) gives rise to the protein MFSLRPLFRSSQLTTAARRTLHYTAPALNTSTRPESPVTPVPTVQDGTVPTEYELANGPQADLVSGAPAELLHRPVRIFRPTKNTMQSAKGKTKRWIIDFDVLQGAGRWENRLMGWASSADYVQGTTLAFRSKEDAIYFAEKQGWPYKVDEPKKIEIPPKSYANNYVHVPGKLRIHHTK